One Fusobacterium nucleatum genomic window carries:
- the kdsA gene encoding 3-deoxy-8-phosphooctulonate synthase — MLINDVNKVKVGNIVFGGKKRFVLIAGPCVMESQELMDEVAGGIKEICERLGIEYIFKASFDKANRSSIHSYRGPGIEEGMKMLAKTKEKFNVPVITDVHEAWQCKEVAKVADILQIPAFLCRQTDLLIAAAETGKAINIKKGQFLAPWDMKNIVVKMEESGNKNIMLCERGSTFGYNNMVVDMRSLLEMRKFNYPVVFDVTHSVQKPGGLGTATSGDREYVYPLLRAGLAIGVDAIFAEVHPNPAEAKSDGPNMLYLKDLEEILKTAIEIDKIVKGV, encoded by the coding sequence ATGTTAATTAATGATGTAAACAAAGTAAAGGTTGGAAATATTGTATTTGGTGGAAAGAAAAGATTTGTTTTAATTGCAGGACCTTGTGTTATGGAATCTCAAGAACTGATGGATGAAGTTGCAGGTGGAATAAAAGAAATTTGTGAAAGATTAGGAATTGAATATATCTTTAAAGCATCTTTTGATAAAGCTAATCGTTCATCTATTCATTCATATAGAGGACCAGGAATAGAAGAAGGAATGAAAATGCTTGCTAAAACAAAAGAAAAATTTAATGTTCCTGTTATTACAGATGTACATGAAGCTTGGCAATGTAAGGAAGTAGCAAAGGTAGCGGATATTTTACAAATACCAGCATTTTTATGTAGACAAACAGATTTATTGATAGCTGCTGCTGAGACAGGAAAGGCTATAAATATTAAAAAAGGACAATTTTTAGCTCCTTGGGATATGAAAAATATAGTTGTTAAAATGGAAGAATCTGGAAATAAAAATATAATGTTATGTGAAAGAGGAAGTACATTTGGCTATAATAATATGGTAGTGGATATGAGAAGTTTGCTTGAAATGAGAAAGTTTAACTATCCAGTTGTCTTTGATGTAACACATTCAGTTCAAAAACCTGGTGGACTTGGAACAGCTACATCAGGAGATAGAGAATATGTATATCCACTTTTAAGAGCAGGGCTTGCTATTGGTGTTGATGCAATATTTGCAGAAGTTCATCCAAATCCAGCAGAAGCAAAATCTGATGGACCAAATATGTTGTATTTAAAAGATTTAGAAGAAATCTTAAAGACTGCAATAGAAATTGATAAGATAGTTAAAGGTGTATAA
- a CDS encoding DUF1659 domain-containing protein, whose amino-acid sequence MKKILFIVLCFSLISCSNLYKAGKAYERGDYVQNVELTFKYFDEKPENFKKLKEKKKIEINNKFLNIFEHYAKLKNSEKLTDRNQANVELFQIYIASDNSEYSREFQAQRDFLASNNIRDIFNLALKTNKELFLQNTDIGKDHTYALEIIDYVINMDNSIGRLAESKPNLDNSKIELYSSFKKEIAKHRADGYIELADVEAKQGSNQYFRSAQNLYYKANEIYSRYQSNYRNSYSNYENVKHQADLNDAADNYNKGMKEYRNAGSSKAKYRAANYYFREAQKYISNYKDTNKLLSETKDKGYFKYSLSSNNSDISSRINDAMSSIGYSVSNGIELFIEYKNGEYSYNTSSNTNTEQMRKEVQTGTDSTGKPIIKVFNFTKTTTTIEEVGTIHYLLSMRGSYYSNNINNDVTVRNTVKNVKYTGDVPPNSDYRDSESKPLGSYEIEKKTIEKLKKEVNYNIDSMVNDLKRI is encoded by the coding sequence ATGAAAAAGATTTTATTTATTGTTCTTTGCTTTTCTTTAATTTCTTGCAGTAATTTATATAAGGCAGGAAAAGCATATGAAAGAGGAGATTATGTACAAAATGTAGAATTGACTTTTAAATATTTTGATGAGAAGCCAGAAAATTTTAAAAAATTAAAAGAAAAGAAAAAAATTGAAATTAATAATAAGTTTTTAAATATTTTTGAACATTATGCAAAACTTAAAAATAGTGAAAAATTAACAGATAGAAATCAAGCTAATGTAGAACTTTTTCAAATATATATTGCTTCTGATAATAGTGAGTATTCAAGGGAATTTCAAGCACAAAGAGATTTCTTAGCTAGTAACAATATAAGAGATATTTTTAATTTAGCTTTAAAAACTAACAAAGAATTATTTTTACAAAATACAGATATAGGGAAAGACCATACATATGCTTTAGAAATTATAGACTATGTAATTAATATGGATAATTCAATAGGTAGATTGGCTGAATCTAAACCTAATTTAGATAATAGTAAAATAGAATTATATAGTTCTTTTAAGAAGGAAATTGCAAAACATAGAGCAGATGGTTATATAGAACTAGCAGATGTAGAAGCAAAACAAGGAAGTAATCAATATTTTAGAAGTGCTCAAAATCTTTATTATAAAGCAAATGAAATATATTCAAGATATCAAAGTAATTATAGGAACTCTTATTCAAATTATGAAAATGTTAAACATCAAGCTGATTTAAATGATGCAGCAGATAATTATAATAAGGGAATGAAAGAATACAGAAATGCAGGTTCTTCAAAGGCAAAATACAGAGCTGCAAATTATTATTTTAGAGAAGCTCAAAAATATATTTCAAACTATAAGGACACCAATAAATTATTAAGTGAAACAAAAGACAAGGGATATTTTAAATATAGTTTAAGTTCAAATAATTCTGATATATCAAGTAGGATTAATGATGCTATGAGTTCAATAGGTTATTCTGTAAGTAATGGGATAGAACTTTTTATTGAATACAAAAATGGTGAGTATAGTTATAATACTTCTTCTAATACTAATACAGAACAAATGAGAAAAGAAGTACAAACTGGGACTGACTCAACTGGAAAACCTATAATAAAAGTGTTTAATTTTACAAAAACTACTACAACTATTGAGGAAGTAGGAACTATTCATTATTTATTATCTATGAGAGGAAGTTATTATAGTAATAATATAAATAATGATGTTACTGTTAGAAATACAGTAAAAAATGTTAAATATACAGGAGATGTTCCTCCAAATTCTGATTATAGAGATTCAGAAAGTAAGCCTCTTGGCTCTTATGAAATAGAAAAAAAGACAATAGAAAAACTAAAAAAAGAAGTTAATTATAATATTGATTCTATGGTTAATGATTTAAAAAGAATATAG
- a CDS encoding HD domain-containing protein: protein MKNGNNMLISRIKQVYQYIFSNFNDNWNDEVKKILSKEEFLIFSEMGNYDKVHSYKLYQKVKSDKILSLEEKYLKLALLHDSGKGKVGLFRRIKKVIIGDKILEKHPEIAFEKLKNINFELAKLCSEHHNKNVDEKMKIFQELDDK from the coding sequence GTGAAAAATGGCAATAATATGCTAATTTCGAGAATAAAACAAGTTTATCAATATATTTTTTCTAATTTTAATGATAATTGGAATGACGAAGTTAAAAAAATATTATCAAAAGAAGAATTTTTAATTTTTTCTGAAATGGGAAATTATGATAAAGTACATTCATATAAACTTTATCAAAAAGTAAAATCTGATAAAATTTTATCTTTAGAAGAAAAATATTTAAAACTTGCACTTTTACATGATAGTGGAAAAGGTAAAGTAGGGCTTTTTAGAAGAATAAAAAAAGTTATAATTGGAGATAAAATTTTAGAAAAGCACCCAGAGATAGCTTTTGAAAAATTAAAAAATATTAATTTTGAGTTAGCAAAACTATGTTCAGAACATCATAATAAAAATGTAGATGAGAAAATGAAAATTTTTCAAGAATTAGATGATAAATAA
- a CDS encoding uracil-DNA glycosylase, producing the protein MSKINNDWKEVFEEEFEKEYFIKLKETLEEEYKNYIVYPPKKDILNAFFLTPYSEVKVVLLGQDPYHQSGQAHGLAFSVNYGIKTPPSLVNMYKELQDDLGLYIPNNGFLEKWAKQGVLLLNTTLTVRDSEANSHSKIGWQTFTDNIIKKLNEREKPIIFILWGNNAKAKEKFIDTNKHYILKGVHPSPLSANKGFFGCKHFSEVNRILKDLNQKEIDWQIENKEI; encoded by the coding sequence ATGTCAAAAATTAATAATGATTGGAAAGAGGTTTTTGAAGAAGAATTTGAAAAAGAATATTTTATAAAATTAAAAGAAACTCTTGAAGAAGAATATAAAAATTATATAGTATATCCACCTAAAAAAGATATATTAAATGCTTTTTTTCTTACTCCTTATTCAGAAGTAAAAGTTGTACTTCTAGGTCAAGATCCATATCATCAAAGCGGTCAAGCACATGGATTAGCATTTTCTGTAAATTATGGAATAAAAACACCACCTTCACTTGTAAATATGTATAAAGAATTACAAGATGATTTAGGATTATATATTCCAAATAATGGTTTTCTTGAAAAATGGGCAAAGCAAGGTGTGTTACTTTTAAATACTACTCTAACAGTTAGAGATAGTGAAGCTAATTCCCATTCTAAAATTGGTTGGCAAACTTTTACAGATAATATAATAAAGAAATTAAATGAAAGAGAAAAACCTATAATATTTATATTATGGGGAAATAATGCTAAAGCTAAAGAAAAATTTATAGATACAAACAAACACTATATTCTAAAAGGAGTGCATCCTAGTCCTCTTTCAGCAAATAAAGGTTTCTTTGGATGTAAACATTTTAGTGAAGTAAATAGAATATTAAAAGATTTAAATCAAAAAGAAATTGACTGGCAAATAGAAAACAAGGAGATATAA
- a CDS encoding SMI1/KNR4 family protein: MIEFNWDNFIEELKKFQKGIENIEGYIRETKIEIPAKEEEILDVEQKLGYRIPEDFRDILLNYSSHFEYFWSTYRDEEEEQIEFPENFNAIFSGDLHWGLDFLLDFEESRQGWVDICYPNYNDEYDKVWHNKLAFYEVGNGDYIAIELEKENYGKIVYLSHDGEDAHGYYLANNFKELLNNWSKVGCVGGDDWQWEVFYTEGKGIDSECENAKEWREYIFSKI, encoded by the coding sequence ATGATTGAATTTAATTGGGATAATTTTATAGAAGAATTAAAAAAATTTCAAAAGGGAATAGAAAATATAGAGGGCTATATTAGAGAAACTAAAATTGAAATTCCAGCAAAAGAAGAAGAAATTTTAGATGTTGAGCAAAAATTAGGTTACAGAATACCAGAAGATTTTAGAGATATATTATTAAATTATTCATCACATTTTGAATATTTTTGGTCTACTTATAGAGATGAAGAAGAAGAACAAATAGAATTTCCAGAAAATTTTAATGCTATATTTTCTGGAGATTTGCATTGGGGACTAGATTTTTTATTAGATTTTGAAGAAAGTAGACAGGGCTGGGTAGATATTTGTTATCCTAATTATAATGATGAATATGATAAAGTTTGGCATAATAAATTAGCTTTTTATGAAGTTGGGAATGGAGATTATATTGCTATTGAATTAGAAAAAGAAAATTATGGAAAAATAGTGTATTTAAGCCATGATGGTGAAGATGCACATGGTTATTATTTAGCTAACAATTTTAAGGAATTATTAAATAATTGGTCAAAAGTTGGCTGTGTTGGTGGAGATGATTGGCAATGGGAAGTATTCTATACAGAAGGAAAGGGTATAGATTCTGAGTGTGAAAATGCTAAGGAGTGGAGAGAATATATTTTTAGTAAGATATGA
- the guaB gene encoding IMP dehydrogenase, with translation MNGKIVKEGITFDDVLLIPAKSDVLPNEVSLKTRLTKKITLNLPILSAAMDTVTESDLAIALARQGGIGFIHKNMSIEEQAAEVDRVKRSESGMITNPITLNKDSRVYQAEELMSRYKISGLPVIEDDGKLIGIITNRDIKYRKDLDQPVGDIMTSKGLITAPVGTTLEQAKEILLANRIEKLPITDQNGYLKGLITIKDIDNIIQYPNACKDELGKLRCGAAVGVASDTIERVSALVKAGVDIVTVDSAHGHSQGVINMIKEIKKNFPDLDIIGGNIVTAEAAKELIEAGVSAVKVGIGPGSICTTRVVAGVGVPQLTAVNDVYEYCKDKNIGVIADGGIKLSGDIVKALAAGGDCVMLGGLLAGTKEAPGEEIILEGRRFKIYVGMGSIAAMKRGSKDRYFQAGEIDNSKLVPEGIEGRIAYKGSVKDVVFQLAGGIKAGMGYCGTKTIKDLQINGKFVKITGAGLIESHPHDITITKEAPNYSK, from the coding sequence ATGAATGGAAAAATTGTAAAAGAAGGAATAACCTTTGATGATGTTCTATTAATACCAGCAAAATCTGATGTACTTCCTAATGAAGTTAGTTTAAAAACAAGGCTTACAAAAAAAATTACATTAAATTTACCAATTTTAAGTGCTGCTATGGATACTGTTACTGAATCAGACTTGGCAATAGCTCTTGCAAGACAAGGAGGAATAGGTTTTATTCATAAGAATATGTCTATTGAAGAACAAGCTGCTGAAGTTGATAGAGTAAAAAGATCAGAAAGTGGTATGATAACAAATCCTATAACATTAAATAAAGATAGTAGAGTTTATCAAGCAGAAGAATTAATGAGCAGATATAAAATTTCTGGTTTACCTGTAATTGAAGATGATGGAAAGTTAATAGGAATAATCACAAATAGAGATATTAAATATCGTAAAGATCTTGACCAACCTGTTGGAGATATAATGACAAGTAAAGGTCTAATTACTGCTCCAGTTGGGACAACTTTAGAACAAGCAAAAGAAATTTTACTTGCTAATAGAATAGAAAAATTACCAATAACAGATCAAAATGGATATTTAAAAGGTTTAATCACAATAAAAGATATAGATAATATAATTCAATATCCAAATGCTTGTAAAGATGAGCTTGGAAAATTAAGATGTGGTGCAGCAGTTGGGGTAGCATCAGATACAATAGAAAGAGTAAGTGCTTTAGTGAAAGCAGGAGTAGATATTGTAACTGTGGATTCTGCTCATGGACATTCACAAGGTGTAATAAATATGATAAAAGAAATTAAAAAGAATTTCCCAGATTTAGATATAATTGGTGGAAATATAGTTACAGCAGAAGCTGCGAAAGAACTTATAGAAGCAGGAGTATCAGCAGTTAAAGTTGGAATAGGGCCAGGTTCTATCTGTACAACAAGAGTTGTAGCTGGGGTTGGAGTTCCACAACTTACAGCAGTAAATGATGTATATGAATATTGTAAGGATAAAAATATTGGTGTAATAGCTGATGGTGGAATAAAATTATCAGGTGACATAGTTAAAGCACTAGCAGCTGGTGGAGATTGTGTAATGCTTGGTGGTTTACTTGCAGGAACAAAAGAAGCACCAGGTGAAGAAATAATCCTTGAAGGAAGAAGATTTAAAATATATGTAGGTATGGGTTCAATAGCTGCAATGAAAAGAGGTTCAAAAGACAGATATTTCCAAGCAGGAGAAATTGATAACTCTAAGTTGGTTCCAGAAGGAATAGAAGGTCGTATTGCATATAAAGGTTCTGTAAAAGATGTTGTATTTCAACTTGCAGGTGGAATAAAAGCAGGTATGGGGTATTGTGGAACTAAAACAATAAAAGATTTACAAATCAATGGAAAATTTGTTAAAATAACAGGGGCAGGTTTAATAGAAAGCCACCCACATGATATAACAATAACAAAAGAAGCACCAAATTATTCTAAATAG
- a CDS encoding NAD(P)H-dependent oxidoreductase, with translation MKTLIVIVHPNLKDSKVNRAWIKEAEKYPDKFTIHNLYEVYPNELIDIEKEQKLIEEHSSLILQFPIYWFNCPPLMKKWLDEVFTEGWAYGKNGNKLLNRNVGLAVTAGIDEKNYSEVGKYKHSLKEILLPFEITFNYCSANYKGFNAFYSAEFEATDKRIKESIPQYINFLNSI, from the coding sequence ATGAAAACATTAATTGTAATTGTACACCCTAATTTAAAAGATTCAAAAGTTAATAGAGCTTGGATAAAAGAAGCTGAAAAATATCCAGATAAATTTACAATTCATAATCTATATGAAGTTTATCCTAATGAATTAATTGATATAGAGAAAGAACAAAAATTGATTGAGGAACATAGTAGTCTAATATTACAATTCCCTATTTATTGGTTTAATTGTCCACCTCTTATGAAAAAATGGTTAGATGAAGTTTTTACTGAGGGATGGGCTTATGGAAAAAATGGTAATAAACTATTAAATAGAAATGTAGGTTTAGCGGTTACAGCTGGTATAGATGAAAAAAATTATTCAGAAGTTGGAAAATATAAACATAGTCTTAAAGAAATTCTTCTCCCATTTGAGATAACATTTAACTATTGTTCAGCTAACTACAAAGGTTTTAATGCATTTTATAGTGCTGAATTTGAAGCCACTGATAAAAGAATAAAAGAAAGTATACCTCAATATATCAATTTTTTAAATTCTATTTAA
- a CDS encoding UDP-N-acetylmuramoyl-L-alanyl-D-glutamate--2,6-diaminopimelate ligase encodes MNIFSGIEYKVLKDINLDRKYDGIEYDSRKIKENYIFVAFEGANVDGHNYIDSAVKNGATCIIVSKKVEMKHNVSYVLVEDIRHKLGYIASNFYEWPQRKLKIIGVTGTNGKTSSTYMIEKLMGDIPITRIGTIEYKIGDEVFEAVNTTPESLDLIKIFDKTLKKKIEYIVMEVSSHSLEIGRVEVVDFDYALFSNLTQDHLDYHITMENYFQAKRKLFLKLKDLNNSVINIDDKYGKRLYDEFIVNNPEIISYGIDGGDLEGDYLDDGYIDIKYKNQIEKVKFALLGDFNLYNTLGAIGIALKIGISMEEILKRVSTIKAAPGRFEALDCGQDYKVIVDYAHTPDALVNVIVAARNIKNRNRVITIFGCGGDRDRTKRPIMAKAAEDLSDIVILTSDNPRTESPDQIFDDVKKGFIKSDDYFFEPDREKAIKLAVNMAEKNDIILITGKGHETYHIIGTKKWHFDDKEIARREIVRRKMVENVN; translated from the coding sequence ATGAATATTTTTTCAGGTATAGAATATAAAGTTTTAAAGGATATAAATTTAGATAGAAAATATGATGGCATTGAATATGATTCAAGAAAAATAAAAGAAAATTATATATTTGTTGCATTTGAAGGAGCTAATGTTGATGGACATAACTATATAGACAGTGCTGTAAAAAATGGGGCAACTTGTATTATTGTTAGTAAAAAAGTTGAGATGAAACATAATGTTAGCTATGTTTTGGTAGAAGATATAAGACATAAACTTGGGTATATAGCTTCAAATTTTTATGAATGGCCTCAAAGAAAGTTAAAAATTATTGGAGTTACAGGAACAAATGGTAAGACTTCATCAACTTATATGATAGAGAAGCTAATGGGAGATATCCCAATAACTCGTATAGGTACAATAGAATATAAAATAGGAGATGAAGTATTTGAAGCAGTTAATACTACTCCTGAATCTCTTGATTTGATAAAAATTTTTGATAAAACTTTAAAGAAAAAAATTGAATATATTGTGATGGAAGTAAGTTCACATTCTCTTGAAATAGGTAGAGTTGAAGTGGTTGATTTTGATTATGCACTATTTAGTAACTTAACTCAAGATCACTTAGATTACCATATAACTATGGAAAATTATTTTCAGGCTAAAAGAAAATTATTTTTAAAACTGAAAGATCTAAATAATTCTGTAATTAATATTGATGATAAATATGGAAAAAGATTATATGATGAATTTATAGTTAACAATCCTGAAATAATTTCTTATGGAATAGATGGTGGAGATTTAGAAGGTGATTATTTAGATGATGGCTATATTGATATAAAATATAAAAATCAAATAGAAAAAGTTAAATTTGCATTACTAGGTGATTTTAATTTATATAATACCTTAGGAGCTATCGGAATTGCTCTAAAAATAGGTATTAGTATGGAAGAAATTTTAAAAAGGGTTTCAACTATAAAAGCTGCACCTGGAAGATTTGAAGCTTTAGATTGTGGGCAAGATTATAAAGTAATAGTTGACTATGCACACACACCTGATGCTTTAGTAAATGTCATAGTGGCAGCTAGAAATATTAAAAATAGAAATAGAGTAATAACAATCTTTGGTTGTGGTGGAGATAGAGATAGAACTAAAAGACCTATAATGGCAAAAGCAGCAGAAGATTTATCAGATATTGTAATACTTACTTCTGATAATCCAAGAACAGAATCTCCTGATCAAATATTTGATGATGTAAAAAAAGGTTTTATAAAATCAGATGATTATTTCTTTGAACCTGATAGAGAAAAGGCAATAAAACTAGCTGTTAACATGGCAGAAAAAAATGATATAATATTAATAACAGGTAAGGGACATGAAACTTATCATATAATTGGAACTAAAAAATGGCACTTTGATGATAAAGAAATTGCAAGAAGAGAAATTGTTAGAAGAAAGATGGTGGAAAATGTTAATTAA
- a CDS encoding toxin-antitoxin system YwqK family antitoxin — MKKFTKFLILAGLIFNVSILNAEIKEVESLDKISNEIVGGKTEKKETKEKNVEVVKNTEDVKDIPEESATRTVDKNSIVDIYERKMKDKIAYKEGSNTPFTGVFGVVIDDKIESYEEYKNGLLDGETAYFAKGKQVKLLSEMYTKGKLNGQQKSYYENGKLKSIVYYSNDRINGIESYDRSGNLLHKSLFEDGTGDWKFYWSNGKVSEEGKYKAWRKDGVWKKYREDGSLDTVIKYDNGRLLSEKWQ; from the coding sequence ATGAAAAAATTTACTAAGTTTTTAATTTTAGCAGGATTAATATTTAATGTTTCAATATTAAATGCTGAAATAAAGGAAGTTGAATCGCTTGACAAAATTTCAAATGAAATAGTAGGAGGAAAAACAGAGAAAAAAGAAACAAAAGAAAAAAATGTAGAAGTTGTTAAAAACACAGAAGATGTTAAAGATATTCCAGAAGAAAGTGCAACAAGAACAGTTGATAAAAATTCAATAGTTGATATCTATGAAAGAAAAATGAAAGATAAAATTGCATACAAAGAAGGTTCGAACACACCTTTTACTGGAGTATTTGGAGTGGTAATTGATGATAAGATTGAATCTTATGAAGAATACAAAAATGGACTTTTAGATGGAGAAACTGCTTATTTTGCAAAAGGAAAACAAGTGAAGTTACTATCTGAAATGTATACTAAAGGAAAATTAAATGGGCAACAAAAATCTTATTATGAAAATGGTAAATTAAAATCAATAGTTTACTATTCAAATGATAGAATAAATGGTATTGAATCTTATGATAGAAGTGGAAATCTTTTGCATAAAAGTCTTTTTGAAGATGGAACAGGTGACTGGAAATTCTATTGGAGTAATGGAAAGGTTTCAGAAGAAGGAAAGTATAAAGCTTGGAGAAAAGATGGAGTTTGGAAAAAATATAGAGAAGATGGAAGTTTAGATACTGTAATAAAATATGATAATGGTAGACTTTTAAGTGAAAAATGGCAATAA
- a CDS encoding helix-turn-helix transcriptional regulator → MENKSCVEKNIKLEDTGFGYTLSLIGGKYKMIIIYKLYDNSPFMRYNELKRSIGNISFKTLTSTLKELEEDDIIIRKEYPQIPPRVEYSLSKKGKTLIPILNMMCDWGEKNSI, encoded by the coding sequence ATGGAAAATAAAAGTTGTGTTGAAAAGAATATAAAGCTTGAAGATACAGGTTTTGGATATACTTTATCATTGATTGGTGGAAAATATAAAATGATTATTATATATAAATTATATGATAATTCACCTTTTATGAGATATAATGAATTAAAAAGAAGTATAGGAAATATTTCTTTTAAAACCTTGACAAGCACATTAAAAGAACTTGAAGAAGATGATATTATTATTAGAAAAGAATATCCTCAAATTCCACCAAGAGTTGAGTACAGTCTTTCTAAAAAAGGAAAAACTTTGATTCCAATTTTGAATATGATGTGTGATTGGGGAGAGAAAAATAGTATTTAA